The Thermodesulfovibrionia bacterium genome includes a window with the following:
- a CDS encoding FecR family protein — MNNVKLYKYFSFFLLIFLFCIPSDAFNSEKVGTILSVSGAATITRDNKTFDAIKDDPIYKFDTIETLENSRLKLHFSDDSIISLTENSRLVIKKYSGSEGSKKDVSVLELLNGDLRAVSGRSSLEVHTPNAVAAARGTEFYVWMCDKESGVAVLQGEVEFWLMEHPDWREIIKEGFTIFSRNNEQPGFPSPITPELIIELEKISNDISNDNSNDNSNDNSNDNSNDNSNDNGDDTHCGQCEVLDDENHCVPDNTMDPGPCQKCSNGIPVPDNSEDPGMCKKCLNGSPVSDNSEDPGRCKKCSGGSAVPDNSEDPGTCLKCSGGNSVPDDLEDPGLCKKCSGGSAVPDNLDDPGQCRKCSGGNTVSDDLQDPGICYKCSGGNSVYDDFEHCSDGDICSINDRCQGGGCKGDFDPSPIDPSCI, encoded by the coding sequence ATGAATAACGTTAAGCTTTATAAATATTTTTCTTTTTTCCTTCTAATTTTTCTCTTCTGCATACCTTCAGATGCCTTTAACTCCGAAAAAGTAGGTACTATCTTATCAGTAAGTGGAGCAGCTACCATTACAAGGGATAATAAAACTTTTGATGCCATAAAAGACGACCCCATTTACAAGTTCGATACAATAGAAACATTAGAGAACTCAAGATTGAAGCTTCATTTTTCTGACGACAGCATAATAAGCCTTACCGAAAACTCGAGATTAGTCATTAAAAAGTATTCCGGCAGTGAAGGCAGCAAAAAAGACGTTTCTGTTCTTGAGCTTTTAAATGGCGACCTTAGAGCAGTCTCAGGGAGGTCCAGCCTTGAGGTACATACCCCTAATGCCGTGGCTGCTGCAAGGGGTACTGAATTCTATGTCTGGATGTGTGATAAGGAATCCGGTGTTGCCGTACTGCAGGGTGAAGTTGAATTCTGGCTAATGGAGCATCCTGACTGGAGAGAAATAATTAAAGAAGGATTCACGATTTTTTCCAGAAATAATGAGCAGCCTGGATTCCCTTCACCTATTACTCCTGAGTTAATAATAGAACTGGAAAAAATCAGTAATGATATTAGCAATGACAACAGCAATGACAACAGCAACGACAACAGCAACGACAACAGCAATGACAACAGCAATGACAACGGTGACGATACCCATTGCGGACAATGTGAAGTACTTGATGATGAAAACCACTGTGTGCCTGATAATACAATGGATCCTGGACCCTGTCAGAAGTGTTCTAATGGAATCCCTGTCCCTGACAATTCAGAAGATCCAGGCATGTGCAAAAAATGTTTAAACGGAAGTCCTGTTTCTGACAACTCAGAAGATCCAGGCCGTTGCAAAAAATGTTCAGGTGGCAGTGCTGTGCCTGATAATTCAGAAGACCCAGGTACATGCCTGAAGTGTTCTGGCGGCAATTCCGTCCCTGACGATCTTGAAGATCCGGGACTGTGTAAGAAATGCTCAGGTGGCAGTGCTGTGCCTGATAATCTCGATGATCCGGGACAATGCCGAAAATGTTCCGGTGGGAATACTGTTTCTGATGACCTTCAGGATCCTGGAATTTGCTATAAATGTTCCGGCGGCAATTCTGTCTATGACGATTTTGAACATTGCAGTGACGGAGACATATGTTCCATTAACGACCGCTGCCAGGGCGGTGGGTGTAAAGGGGATTTTGACCCAAGCCCGATTGATCCTAGCTGCATATAG
- a CDS encoding N-acetylmuramoyl-L-alanine amidase: MKKILLAFVILMVFISSRISAVEHVSILGVRYLTYKTYTRVVIDLSSLASFNSNRLKKPERLYFDIKGCTLAKDTKTSIAVNNGILKKIRSGQFSEDTARVTLDLEGMSQYSAFVLENPDRLVIDIYKPEAALAPLIIESKPFIKEIPDDVKIKTIVIDPGHGGKDPGAVGPNGLKEKDVVLDVGKRLGEILNERYGVNIIYTRKTDVFIPLNERTEIANSNNADLFISVHANANTKRSAKGIETYILNWTNDDESLKVAARENNISISKMKLLRGGLQMILDDLTRSHKKQESVKFARNLQDSMVSTLKDQYNKTTDLGIKQALFYVLVGAEMPSALVEVSFISNSDEEKLLASKGYRDRIAEGIAEGVGDYIKGSTLMARQK, from the coding sequence ATGAAAAAGATCCTGTTGGCTTTTGTCATCCTCATGGTCTTCATATCAAGCCGCATCAGCGCTGTTGAGCATGTCAGCATTCTGGGAGTACGCTACTTAACATACAAGACATATACAAGGGTGGTAATCGACCTCAGCAGCCTGGCTTCATTTAACAGCAACCGCCTTAAAAAACCTGAACGCCTCTACTTTGATATCAAGGGATGCACACTCGCGAAAGATACCAAAACCTCGATAGCTGTCAATAACGGTATACTGAAGAAGATACGCTCAGGCCAGTTCAGTGAAGATACAGCAAGGGTCACTCTTGACCTTGAAGGCATGAGCCAGTATTCCGCATTTGTACTTGAAAATCCCGACAGGCTCGTTATCGATATCTACAAACCTGAAGCAGCACTTGCGCCGCTAATCATTGAGAGCAAGCCCTTTATAAAAGAGATACCGGATGATGTAAAGATCAAGACGATAGTTATCGATCCCGGCCATGGAGGCAAAGACCCTGGCGCAGTCGGGCCGAACGGGCTGAAGGAAAAAGATGTGGTCCTTGATGTGGGCAAAAGACTGGGCGAGATACTTAATGAAAGATATGGCGTAAATATAATCTATACCCGGAAGACAGATGTATTCATCCCTCTTAATGAACGGACCGAGATAGCAAACTCAAATAACGCTGACCTCTTTATCTCCGTCCATGCTAACGCAAACACAAAGAGGTCTGCAAAAGGGATCGAAACATATATACTTAACTGGACAAATGACGACGAGTCGCTGAAGGTCGCGGCAAGAGAGAACAATATCTCCATAAGTAAGATGAAGCTGTTAAGGGGCGGGCTTCAGATGATACTTGACGACCTGACCAGAAGCCACAAGAAGCAGGAATCTGTAAAGTTCGCGCGCAATTTACAGGATTCGATGGTAAGCACATTGAAAGACCAGTACAATAAGACAACAGACCTTGGAATAAAGCAGGCGCTCTTCTATGTGCTTGTGGGCGCTGAGATGCCGTCCGCGCTGGTTGAGGTATCATTTATAAGCAACAGCGATGAAGAGAAGCTCCTCGCAAGCAAGGGCTACAGGGACAGGATAGCAGAAGGCATAGCTGAAGGTGTCGGAGATTATATTAAAGGGTCAACATTGATGGCCAGGCAAAAATAA
- a CDS encoding D-aminoacylase produces the protein MAIDYLIKGGFIIDGTSPDASPKIADIAIEGDRIKAIGELSGVHADNTINIKGLCLCPGFIDSHAHSDFTLLADGRAEGKICQGVTTEMNGNCGLSAAPLYREALEHREKELANLNIKERWNTFPEYFSILEKKGFAVNFATLAGHGNLRASVAGYSDKPLSTSTIEKTKELLNDAISAGAKGISTGLIYPPGIFTDTPEIIELAREAAKSNGIYTTHMRSEGSRLLESVNEVMTIVNESGIKAHISHLKTNGENNWKKLKGVFEQIEHENIKGFNVTCDRYPYTASSTDLDTILPAWAFEGGHKKELHRLRNEQAHLKNDFLKKHPEKSFWKSVMISSVTTDKNKWMEGKTLFEISLPLKKSPINCMFDLLIDDELRTGAIFFSMNEDNLREILKRPYAMIGSDSSARSFDGITSNEKPHPRAFGSFPRILGKYVREYGVLKLNEAIYKMTGLPARTFNIKNRGIIKEGCFADITVFDPKKVNDTAEYNKPFVRPKGIHHVFVNGTPVLFEGQATGKMPGRIIR, from the coding sequence ATGGCTATAGACTATTTAATAAAGGGCGGATTCATTATTGACGGCACATCTCCCGATGCCTCGCCTAAGATAGCTGATATCGCCATTGAAGGCGACCGCATAAAGGCGATAGGAGAGCTCTCGGGAGTTCATGCCGATAACACAATAAATATTAAGGGGCTCTGCCTATGCCCGGGATTTATCGACTCTCATGCGCATTCTGACTTCACCCTGCTTGCAGATGGAAGGGCTGAGGGGAAGATCTGCCAAGGCGTAACAACAGAGATGAACGGGAACTGCGGCCTGTCCGCAGCGCCGCTTTACAGAGAGGCGCTTGAGCACAGGGAGAAAGAGCTCGCAAACCTGAATATCAAAGAGAGATGGAACACCTTCCCCGAATACTTCAGCATTTTGGAAAAGAAAGGCTTTGCCGTTAACTTTGCAACGCTTGCCGGACACGGCAACCTCAGGGCCTCTGTCGCCGGATATTCTGACAAACCGCTTTCAACGAGTACTATCGAAAAGACAAAAGAACTTCTAAACGACGCTATCAGCGCAGGTGCAAAGGGCATCTCAACAGGCCTTATATATCCGCCGGGGATATTTACTGATACACCGGAGATAATCGAGCTTGCGCGCGAGGCGGCAAAGAGCAATGGCATCTATACAACTCATATGAGGAGCGAGGGCAGCAGGCTCCTTGAGTCGGTCAACGAGGTAATGACCATTGTGAATGAATCAGGCATAAAAGCCCACATCTCACACCTGAAGACCAACGGCGAGAATAACTGGAAGAAGCTCAAAGGTGTATTTGAGCAGATAGAGCATGAGAACATTAAGGGCTTTAATGTCACATGCGACAGGTATCCTTATACCGCTTCAAGCACAGATCTTGATACGATACTGCCTGCATGGGCGTTTGAAGGCGGGCATAAAAAGGAGCTCCACCGGCTCAGGAATGAACAGGCACATCTCAAAAACGATTTTCTCAAGAAGCACCCTGAAAAATCTTTCTGGAAGTCTGTGATGATATCGTCCGTGACTACAGATAAGAACAAATGGATGGAAGGCAAGACGCTCTTTGAGATCAGCCTCCCTCTGAAAAAAAGCCCTATCAACTGCATGTTCGACCTGCTTATTGATGACGAACTCAGGACCGGGGCCATCTTCTTCTCAATGAACGAGGACAACCTCAGGGAGATACTTAAACGGCCTTACGCAATGATTGGCTCTGACAGCTCTGCAAGGAGCTTTGACGGCATAACGTCAAATGAAAAACCCCACCCCAGGGCATTCGGAAGTTTCCCCCGGATATTAGGCAAATATGTCAGGGAATACGGTGTGCTGAAGCTCAATGAAGCGATATATAAAATGACAGGGCTTCCTGCAAGAACTTTCAATATAAAGAACCGCGGCATTATAAAAGAAGGCTGCTTTGCGGACATTACCGTCTTTGACCCGAAAAAGGTCAATGACACAGCTGAATATAACAAGCCGTTTGTAAGGCCGAAAGGCATCCACCATGTCTTTGTGAATGGAACGCCTGTATTGTTTGAAGGGCAGGCAACAGGAAAGATGCCGGGCAGGATTATCAGATGA
- a CDS encoding AI-2E family transporter, giving the protein MMTNIRLSKVIYLIFTLITFYLFYKILSPFIFTISWAMVLSITFYPLYKLILRSSKREWSASLLTLAVIMITVLLPFFFIISSLTGDITDIYNKIEQQGIENIINLDIYTRLDETLQKLVPAELLQRFNLQESLTATLKSLGEYIFHNITGLLTNAVLLAGNFVIMLMIIYFFLKDGEALAAYLKKLLPLTEEQKHRFEERIKETVIAGVYGGVVVGIAQGLLGGVAFWLFGTPSPVFWGATMAVASLVPFFGTFLIWGPASLIMFLSGSYMKGIGLFLFGFIIISTIDNIIKPLVIGSRTKMHTLLVFLSVLGGIKLMGLVGFIIGPLIAALFLTLIEIHAKEDQ; this is encoded by the coding sequence ATGATGACTAATATTCGTTTATCCAAAGTGATCTATCTCATCTTCACATTGATCACCTTTTATCTTTTCTATAAGATACTGAGCCCCTTTATCTTCACTATCTCATGGGCAATGGTCCTCAGCATTACATTCTACCCTCTGTATAAATTAATACTCAGATCATCCAAACGGGAGTGGTCTGCCTCACTGCTTACTCTGGCTGTTATTATGATAACGGTGCTGCTTCCGTTCTTCTTTATTATCAGTTCACTCACAGGCGATATTACTGACATCTACAATAAGATCGAACAGCAGGGCATTGAAAACATCATAAATCTTGATATATATACCCGGCTTGATGAAACATTGCAGAAATTAGTGCCCGCTGAATTGCTTCAACGATTTAACCTCCAGGAAAGCCTTACAGCGACCCTGAAGTCATTAGGAGAATACATCTTTCATAATATCACCGGCCTCCTTACAAACGCTGTCCTTCTGGCAGGGAACTTTGTCATCATGCTCATGATAATATATTTCTTCCTCAAAGACGGAGAGGCGCTTGCGGCGTATCTCAAAAAACTCCTGCCTCTTACTGAAGAACAGAAGCATAGGTTTGAAGAACGCATAAAGGAGACTGTCATAGCCGGAGTGTACGGCGGCGTTGTTGTCGGAATCGCTCAGGGGCTGCTCGGAGGTGTCGCGTTCTGGTTATTCGGCACTCCATCCCCGGTATTCTGGGGAGCAACAATGGCAGTTGCCTCACTCGTGCCTTTCTTCGGGACTTTTCTCATATGGGGGCCTGCAAGCCTTATCATGTTCCTGTCAGGCAGTTACATGAAGGGCATCGGGCTATTTCTTTTCGGCTTTATAATTATCAGCACCATTGACAACATCATCAAGCCGCTGGTGATCGGAAGCAGGACAAAGATGCACACGCTGTTAGTCTTCCTAAGCGTACTCGGCGGAATAAAACTCATGGGGCTTGTGGGATTTATTATCGGGCCCTTGATCGCCGCGCTGTTCCTCACACTGATTGAGATACACGCAAAGGAAGATCAGTAA
- the hemG gene encoding protoporphyrinogen oxidase encodes MKKVLVIGGGLSGLSVAYALLNSPQLDITLLESDPRTGGKIWTDNTEGFVCEKGANGFLDNKPRTLELCGSLGIDPVRSNENAKKRYIFSGGKLNALPESPPAFLRSDFISWPGKIRMLYDLFAPKGPEDESVADFIIRRLGKEALDKLIDPMVSGVFAGDPYKMSIKSCFPRIKEFEYKYGGLFKALIKIKRERGNSGANVSVAPPGRLTSFYDGAQKITDALSEALGSRVRLGASVHGINRSGDSYQVHTSAGIFEADIVILASPAYASADILKDLDRELSDTLSTIPYPSLSVVCLGYRREKVGHDLGGFGFLIPQKEGRKILGTLWDSSIFPNRAPEGHVLLRTMIGGAKASELAMMDDSRLLSTVMNELRPIMTLKSDPDMARIYRWERAIPQYLVGHSDKLKKIDERLKLHKGIYLAGNAYKGIGMNDCIENGYKLAEEVLRTI; translated from the coding sequence ATGAAGAAGGTTCTTGTTATAGGCGGAGGGCTTTCAGGTTTGTCGGTTGCTTATGCGTTGTTGAACAGCCCGCAACTGGATATCACTCTCCTTGAATCCGACCCAAGGACAGGCGGGAAGATATGGACTGATAATACTGAAGGCTTTGTATGCGAAAAGGGCGCAAACGGTTTTCTCGATAACAAGCCCAGGACGCTTGAGCTCTGCGGCAGCCTTGGCATTGACCCGGTGCGAAGCAATGAGAACGCAAAGAAGAGATACATCTTTTCGGGCGGGAAGCTTAACGCGCTTCCTGAATCACCTCCTGCATTTCTTAGATCTGATTTTATATCATGGCCCGGCAAGATAAGGATGCTCTATGACCTCTTTGCACCGAAGGGCCCTGAGGATGAGAGCGTAGCTGATTTCATAATACGCAGGCTCGGAAAGGAGGCGCTTGATAAGCTTATCGACCCTATGGTATCGGGTGTTTTTGCAGGCGACCCTTATAAGATGAGCATAAAGAGCTGCTTCCCTCGCATCAAGGAATTTGAATATAAATACGGCGGCCTCTTCAAGGCTCTGATAAAGATAAAGAGAGAGAGGGGCAACTCAGGCGCCAATGTCTCTGTCGCCCCTCCCGGCAGGCTCACATCTTTTTATGATGGCGCGCAGAAGATCACAGATGCCCTTTCAGAGGCGCTTGGCAGCAGGGTCAGGCTCGGGGCCTCTGTTCACGGGATAAACAGGAGCGGTGACAGTTATCAGGTGCATACATCTGCCGGCATCTTTGAAGCGGATATCGTGATCCTCGCCTCGCCTGCATACGCATCTGCTGATATTTTAAAAGATTTGGACAGGGAGCTTTCAGATACACTCTCTACAATCCCTTATCCGTCCCTGTCGGTTGTCTGCCTTGGATACAGGAGGGAGAAGGTGGGGCATGACCTGGGCGGTTTCGGCTTTCTCATACCTCAGAAAGAGGGCAGAAAGATACTCGGCACTCTCTGGGACTCAAGTATATTCCCGAACAGGGCGCCTGAAGGACATGTGCTGCTCAGGACGATGATCGGCGGAGCAAAGGCGTCTGAACTTGCGATGATGGATGACAGCAGGCTGCTGAGTACGGTGATGAACGAACTCAGGCCGATCATGACATTGAAGTCTGATCCTGATATGGCAAGGATCTACAGGTGGGAGAGGGCTATCCCTCAATATCTGGTGGGGCACTCAGACAAGCTGAAAAAGATTGATGAGAGGCTCAAGCTTCATAAGGGCATTTATCTTGCCGGCAACGCCTACAAAGGCATCGGCATGAATGACTGTATAGAGAATGGATATAAGCTTGCTGAAGAGGTTTTAAGGACGATATAG
- the hemH gene encoding ferrochelatase, which produces MNDTADRKTDHTIGVLLLNLGGPDSLEAVRPFLYNLFSDREIIRLGPSFLQKPIARIISTFRSSKSRRMYGMIGGRSPILEITTAQAEALDKALNKEVMGVDSLQGEKTSASQQLSFLTSQPLYKVYIGMRYWHPYIKDTVKRMVQDGIKEVIVLSLYPHYSKTTTGSSVSAFKYAAEEMGLSIKYIEQWFDFPPYIDAMCELIHEGIQKFKDEDIVLLYSAHSLPKSFIDEGDPYLDHIKGTIEAANKRLSEEPYNIKDIKWQLSFQSRSGPVEWLEPSTDNTILKLGEKGCRNILVVPISFVSDHIETLYEVDILFRELAKGQGINLRRCGSLNTSEKFINALKELVMIKTSEAQ; this is translated from the coding sequence ATGAACGATACGGCTGACAGAAAAACTGATCATACCATAGGCGTTCTTCTGCTCAACCTCGGCGGTCCTGACTCATTAGAGGCTGTCAGGCCCTTTCTATATAACCTCTTCTCTGACAGGGAGATCATCAGGCTGGGCCCCTCCTTTCTTCAGAAACCTATCGCAAGGATTATCTCAACATTCCGCTCGTCAAAGAGCAGGAGGATGTACGGGATGATAGGCGGAAGGTCGCCCATACTTGAGATCACCACAGCACAGGCTGAGGCGCTTGATAAGGCGCTTAATAAAGAAGTCATGGGAGTAGATAGTTTGCAAGGCGAGAAAACCTCAGCTTCTCAGCAGCTCAGCTTCTTAACCTCTCAACCTCTCTATAAAGTCTATATCGGCATGCGTTACTGGCACCCGTATATAAAGGATACCGTAAAAAGGATGGTGCAGGACGGGATCAAAGAGGTCATAGTCCTCTCTCTGTATCCTCATTACTCAAAGACCACAACAGGTTCATCAGTATCAGCGTTTAAATACGCTGCTGAGGAGATGGGCCTGAGCATAAAATATATAGAGCAATGGTTTGACTTTCCACCCTACATAGATGCAATGTGCGAACTCATCCATGAAGGCATTCAAAAGTTTAAGGATGAGGATATCGTTCTTTTGTACAGCGCCCACAGCCTTCCTAAATCTTTTATTGATGAAGGCGACCCGTATCTTGATCACATTAAAGGGACGATAGAGGCGGCTAATAAACGGCTTTCCGAAGAGCCGTATAATATTAAGGATATTAAATGGCAGCTCTCTTTTCAGAGCAGGAGCGGGCCTGTTGAGTGGCTTGAGCCTTCAACTGACAATACAATCTTAAAGCTCGGGGAGAAGGGATGCAGGAATATCCTTGTCGTGCCTATAAGTTTTGTGTCAGACCATATAGAGACTCTCTATGAAGTAGATATACTCTTCAGGGAACTTGCCAAAGGGCAGGGCATAAACCTCAGGAGATGCGGATCGCTGAACACATCAGAGAAGTTCATCAATGCATTAAAGGAACTGGTAATGATAAAAACAAGTGAGGCGCAATGA